One window of the Brevundimonas goettingensis genome contains the following:
- a CDS encoding response regulator transcription factor — MANITLVDDDENIVASVSLALESHGHKITAYHDGATGLEALEASPPDLAILDVKMPRMDGMEVLRRLRQTSQIPVIMLTSKDEEIDEILGFNLGADDYIHKPFSQRLLIERVKALLRRTGADGGEPEPSAEISGKAIRRGKLVMDPARHESTWDGKPVKLTVTEFLLLQALAQRPGFVKSRDNLMDAAYDDQVYVDDRTIDSHVKRMRKKFRVVDNEFDAIETLYGVGYRYRES; from the coding sequence TTGGCCAATATCACCCTGGTCGACGACGACGAGAACATCGTCGCCTCCGTGTCCCTGGCGCTCGAAAGCCATGGCCACAAGATCACGGCCTATCACGACGGCGCCACCGGACTGGAGGCGCTGGAAGCCAGCCCGCCGGACCTGGCCATCCTGGATGTGAAGATGCCGCGCATGGACGGGATGGAAGTCCTGCGCCGGCTGCGCCAGACCTCGCAGATCCCCGTCATTATGCTGACGTCCAAGGACGAGGAGATCGACGAGATCCTCGGATTCAACCTCGGCGCCGACGATTACATCCACAAGCCGTTCAGCCAGCGTCTGCTGATCGAACGGGTCAAGGCCCTGCTGCGCCGCACCGGCGCCGACGGCGGCGAGCCCGAGCCCTCGGCCGAGATTTCCGGCAAGGCCATCCGTCGCGGCAAGCTGGTCATGGACCCGGCCCGTCACGAGAGCACCTGGGACGGCAAGCCGGTCAAGCTGACGGTCACCGAGTTCCTGCTGCTTCAGGCCCTGGCCCAGCGCCCCGGCTTCGTGAAGAGCCGCGACAACCTGATGGACGCCGCCTACGACGATCAGGTCTATGTCGACGACCGCACCATCGACAGCCACGTCAAGCGGATGCGCAAGAAGTTCCGCGTGGTCGACAACGAGTTCGACGCCATCGAGACCCTGTATGGCGTCGGATACCGATACCGCGAAAGCTGA
- a CDS encoding TFIIB-type zinc ribbon-containing protein has translation MPLLMCPNDSSAMQTMERSGVQFDMCPSCRGVWLDRGELEKLMEAATADGRASTPAQPAPQPAYAPPPQQPPQQPWGGGSAYRDDHRRDDHRRDDRYRHDDRDHYKKKKRDSIFDIFD, from the coding sequence ATGCCGCTGTTGATGTGCCCCAACGATTCGTCCGCCATGCAGACCATGGAGCGCTCCGGCGTCCAGTTCGACATGTGCCCCAGCTGCCGGGGCGTGTGGCTGGATCGCGGAGAGCTGGAGAAGCTGATGGAGGCCGCGACCGCCGATGGCCGCGCCTCGACGCCGGCGCAGCCCGCCCCCCAACCCGCCTACGCCCCGCCGCCGCAACAGCCGCCACAGCAACCGTGGGGCGGAGGCTCGGCCTACCGCGACGACCACCGGCGCGACGATCACCGGCGTGACGACCGCTATCGCCACGACGACCGCGATCACTACAAGAAGAAGAAGCGCGACAGCATCTTCGACATCTTCGACTGA
- a CDS encoding BaiN/RdsA family NAD(P)/FAD-dependent oxidoreductase, translating into MAETVDVLIVGAGAAGLMCAIEAGRRGRRVLVVDHARAPGEKIRISGGGRCNFTNTGTTVANFLGENPRFAASALKRYSQHDFIKRVDQAGIAWHEKTLGQLFCDDSAKQIIRMLVDDLRAAGATLKLNTGVDAVQRSGDGFEARLSDGSVVRAASLVVATGGKSIPKMGATGWAYEIARQFGLRVTETRPALVPLTFETGLLEQLLPLAGVAVDAVVSAERKDAPPFAEAMLFTHRGLSGPAILQISSYWREGEAIRADMAPGVKVFEALKAAKEANGKQALATALGHIIPRRLADSILQREGLQTPGREGKLAELGNAKLQALGAAVNGWTVKPVGSEGYRTAEVTLGGVDTAALDQRTMAANAVPGLFFVGEAVDITGWLGGYNFQWAWSSGWVAGQSC; encoded by the coding sequence ATGGCTGAGACCGTCGACGTCCTGATCGTCGGGGCGGGGGCGGCCGGACTGATGTGCGCCATCGAGGCCGGTCGGCGCGGGCGCCGGGTTCTGGTCGTCGATCACGCCCGGGCGCCGGGCGAGAAGATCCGCATCTCGGGCGGCGGCCGCTGCAACTTCACCAATACGGGCACGACGGTCGCCAACTTTCTGGGCGAGAACCCGCGCTTCGCCGCCTCGGCGCTGAAGCGTTACAGCCAACACGACTTCATCAAGCGCGTCGATCAGGCCGGCATCGCCTGGCATGAGAAGACGCTCGGTCAACTGTTCTGCGACGACAGCGCCAAACAGATCATCCGGATGCTGGTCGATGACCTGCGGGCGGCCGGGGCGACGCTGAAACTCAATACCGGCGTCGATGCGGTTCAGCGGTCCGGCGATGGTTTCGAGGCCCGGCTGTCGGACGGATCCGTCGTGCGGGCGGCCTCCCTGGTCGTGGCGACCGGCGGCAAGTCCATCCCCAAGATGGGGGCGACCGGCTGGGCCTATGAGATCGCGCGGCAATTCGGCCTGCGCGTCACCGAGACGCGGCCCGCCCTCGTGCCCTTGACTTTCGAGACCGGGCTGCTGGAACAGCTGCTGCCTCTGGCCGGGGTGGCGGTCGACGCCGTGGTCTCGGCCGAGAGGAAGGACGCGCCTCCCTTCGCCGAAGCCATGCTCTTCACTCACCGGGGTCTCAGCGGCCCGGCCATCCTGCAGATCAGCTCATACTGGCGCGAGGGCGAGGCGATCCGCGCCGACATGGCTCCCGGCGTGAAAGTGTTCGAGGCCCTGAAGGCGGCCAAGGAGGCCAACGGCAAACAGGCCCTGGCCACCGCGCTCGGCCATATCATCCCGCGCCGGCTGGCGGATTCGATCCTGCAGCGCGAAGGCCTGCAGACGCCCGGCCGGGAGGGCAAGCTGGCCGAACTGGGCAATGCGAAGCTTCAGGCCCTCGGCGCCGCCGTGAACGGCTGGACCGTCAAACCGGTGGGCTCGGAAGGCTATCGCACCGCCGAGGTCACCCTGGGCGGGGTCGATACGGCTGCGCTGGATCAACGGACGATGGCCGCCAACGCCGTCCCCGGCCTGTTCTTCGTCGGCGAAGCGGTGGACATCACCGGCTGGCTGGGCGGCTATAATTTCCAGTGGGCCTGGTCGTCGGGCTGGGTCGCGGGCCAGAGCTGCTGA
- a CDS encoding nucleoside/nucleotide kinase family protein codes for MIMVAIEGIDGSGKGTATRAVCALLEEAGLTVATQSFPNYGKTAAAHAVQAVLNGEVKVDSAYYLASLFSLDRAETFLTSAMPEVDVVVFDRYVLSNAAFQMVRLPEDERDAFLTWLFDYEYNRLGVPKPDLNILMRIDPEIAAQWVAKKAARSYTSATRDAFEADDTYQQRVSDAYSSIATRQVNGPWAIVEVADVDGMKTPEAIAAECLALIRQAMDVKAAAHG; via the coding sequence ATGATTATGGTTGCGATCGAAGGCATTGACGGCTCCGGCAAGGGGACCGCGACGCGGGCTGTCTGCGCGCTTCTGGAAGAGGCGGGATTGACGGTCGCGACCCAGAGCTTCCCCAACTACGGCAAGACCGCCGCCGCCCATGCGGTGCAGGCGGTGCTGAACGGCGAGGTGAAGGTCGATTCGGCCTATTATCTGGCCAGCCTGTTCTCGCTGGACCGGGCCGAGACCTTCCTGACCTCAGCGATGCCCGAGGTCGATGTGGTGGTGTTCGACCGCTATGTCCTGTCGAACGCCGCCTTCCAGATGGTGCGTCTGCCCGAGGACGAGCGCGACGCCTTCCTGACCTGGCTGTTCGACTATGAGTACAACCGCCTCGGCGTGCCGAAGCCGGATCTCAACATCCTGATGCGGATCGACCCCGAGATCGCCGCCCAGTGGGTGGCGAAGAAGGCGGCCCGGTCCTACACCTCGGCGACCCGCGACGCCTTCGAGGCCGACGACACCTATCAGCAGCGGGTCTCCGACGCCTATTCCAGCATCGCCACCCGTCAGGTGAACGGCCCCTGGGCCATCGTCGAGGTCGCCGACGTCGACGGCATGAAGACCCCCGAGGCCATCGCCGCCGAATGTCTGGCCCTGATCCGTCAGGCGATGGACGTCAAAGCCGCCGCGCATGGCTGA
- a CDS encoding DUF1150 family protein, protein MTPTMIMTKEAFAGLGAPDLVYVREISAADVMGDAKIEDARGLEIDPEQTLYAVHSANGERLAVMLDRETAFAAAVAHELAPVSVH, encoded by the coding sequence ATGACGCCGACGATGATTATGACCAAGGAAGCTTTCGCCGGTCTGGGCGCCCCGGACCTCGTCTATGTGCGCGAGATCAGCGCCGCGGACGTGATGGGCGACGCCAAGATCGAGGACGCGCGCGGCCTGGAGATCGATCCGGAACAGACCCTCTATGCGGTGCACAGCGCCAATGGCGAACGTCTGGCCGTGATGCTGGACCGCGAGACCGCCTTCGCCGCCGCCGTGGCGCATGAGCTGGCGCCGGTGTCTGTGCACTGA
- a CDS encoding Hsp20 family protein yields the protein MTTRTILFDSPFLLGFDQTRALIDRAAKAAAESYPPYNVEQRGDNEVRITLAVAGFTPDDLTITLEGRQLTIAGKREDAGKVDQAFLHRGIAARGFVRSFVLADGLEVEDASLEHGLLHVDLVRPDDAKVVQRIPIRAG from the coding sequence ATGACGACCCGCACCATCCTGTTCGACAGTCCCTTTCTGCTGGGCTTCGATCAGACCCGCGCCCTGATCGACCGCGCCGCCAAGGCCGCGGCCGAAAGCTATCCGCCCTATAATGTGGAGCAGCGCGGCGACAACGAGGTCCGGATCACCCTGGCGGTGGCCGGCTTCACCCCCGACGACCTGACCATCACCCTTGAAGGCCGCCAGCTGACCATCGCCGGCAAGCGCGAGGATGCCGGAAAGGTCGATCAGGCCTTCCTGCATCGCGGCATCGCGGCGCGCGGCTTCGTCCGCAGCTTTGTCTTGGCCGATGGGCTGGAGGTCGAGGACGCCTCGCTGGAGCACGGCCTGCTGCATGTCGATCTGGTCCGTCCCGACGACGCCAAGGTCGTGCAGAGAATTCCGATCCGCGCAGGCTAG
- a CDS encoding CaiB/BaiF CoA transferase family protein: protein MTDTAGSPASGPLAGVRIIEFDAIGPVPLACMILADMGAEVVRLARRSGAAWAEVGGAVLNRGRPHVSVDLKSPQDIEQVLALIDRADAVIEGFRPGVMERLGLGPKVCSARNPRLVYARMTGWGQTGPLADRAGHDINYIALTGALHAMGAADAPPPVPLNLVGDYGGGAMFAVAGLLAAIIGARTTGQGQVVDVAMTDGVVALTAMFHGLAAQGLWNAARGSNLLDGSKPFYRCYGCADGGHVAVGALEPQFFAQLLAGLEIPADRFSQYDPSGWEEMEAIFAETFATRTRDAWAAVFAGTDACVSPVLDFTEAPAHPHNAARATFVEVDGMMQPAPAPRFSEVTGDIRASEGGERAFEDLLARWKA from the coding sequence ATGACCGACACTGCCGGCTCTCCCGCATCCGGCCCCCTCGCCGGGGTTCGCATCATCGAGTTCGACGCCATCGGCCCCGTCCCGCTCGCCTGCATGATCCTGGCCGACATGGGCGCCGAGGTGGTGCGGCTGGCCCGTCGCTCGGGCGCCGCCTGGGCCGAGGTCGGCGGGGCCGTGCTCAATCGCGGACGCCCCCATGTCTCCGTCGATCTCAAGTCGCCTCAGGATATCGAACAGGTGCTGGCCCTGATCGACCGCGCCGATGCGGTGATCGAAGGCTTCCGTCCGGGGGTGATGGAGCGGCTGGGTCTGGGCCCCAAGGTCTGCAGCGCGCGCAATCCGCGTCTGGTCTATGCGCGGATGACGGGCTGGGGCCAGACGGGGCCGCTGGCCGACCGGGCTGGGCACGACATCAACTATATCGCCCTGACCGGCGCCCTTCACGCCATGGGGGCCGCCGATGCGCCGCCGCCCGTGCCGCTCAATCTGGTGGGAGACTATGGCGGCGGGGCCATGTTCGCGGTCGCCGGACTGCTGGCCGCCATTATAGGGGCGCGAACGACGGGGCAGGGCCAGGTCGTCGATGTGGCCATGACCGACGGCGTCGTCGCCCTGACCGCCATGTTCCATGGTCTGGCCGCCCAGGGTCTGTGGAATGCGGCGCGCGGCTCGAACCTGCTGGACGGCTCCAAACCCTTCTATCGCTGCTACGGCTGCGCCGACGGCGGCCATGTGGCGGTCGGCGCCCTGGAGCCGCAGTTCTTCGCCCAGCTGCTGGCCGGACTCGAGATCCCGGCGGACCGGTTCAGCCAGTATGACCCGTCCGGCTGGGAGGAGATGGAGGCGATCTTCGCCGAGACCTTCGCGACCCGGACCCGGGACGCGTGGGCAGCAGTCTTCGCCGGGACCGACGCCTGTGTCTCGCCGGTGCTGGATTTCACCGAGGCGCCGGCCCATCCGCATAACGCCGCCCGCGCGACCTTCGTGGAGGTCGATGGGATGATGCAGCCCGCGCCGGCCCCGAGATTCTCCGAAGTCACGGGCGATATCCGCGCTTCAGAGGGCGGCGAACGGGCCTTCGAGGACTTGCTGGCGCGCTGGAAAGCCTGA